The Streptomyces sp. RKAG293 genome includes a region encoding these proteins:
- the moaA gene encoding GTP 3',8-cyclase MoaA produces MLIDTYGRVATDLRVSLTDRCNLRCTYCMPEEGLQWLAKPELLTDDEIVRMVRIGVTDLGVKDVRFTGGEPLLRPGLVGIIERVAALEPRPRISLTTNGIGLGRTAAALRDAGLNRVNVSLDTLRPDVFQAMTRRKRHHDVIGGLEAARAAGLAPVKVNAVLMRGVNDDEAPDLLQWAVENDYELRFIEQMPLDAQHGWQRSDMVTAEEILESLRTRFTLTPEPNGARGSAPAERWLVDGGPARVGVIASVTRPFCRACDRTRLTADGQVRDCLFARTESDLRAPLRSGAGDAEIAALWKTAMWGKKAGSGLDDPSFLQPDRPMSAIGG; encoded by the coding sequence GTGCTGATCGACACCTACGGACGCGTGGCCACCGATCTTCGGGTCTCGCTGACCGACCGGTGCAATCTGCGCTGCACGTACTGCATGCCCGAGGAGGGCCTGCAGTGGCTGGCCAAGCCCGAGCTGCTCACCGACGACGAGATCGTCCGGATGGTACGGATCGGCGTCACCGACCTCGGCGTCAAGGACGTCCGCTTCACCGGCGGCGAGCCGCTGCTGCGCCCCGGCCTGGTCGGCATCATCGAACGCGTCGCGGCCCTCGAACCGCGCCCCCGGATCTCGCTGACCACCAACGGCATCGGGCTCGGACGCACCGCCGCCGCGCTCCGCGACGCCGGCCTGAACCGCGTCAACGTCTCCCTCGACACCCTGCGCCCCGACGTCTTCCAGGCCATGACCCGCCGCAAGCGCCACCATGACGTCATCGGCGGGCTCGAAGCGGCCCGCGCCGCCGGCCTGGCCCCGGTCAAGGTCAACGCGGTCCTCATGCGCGGGGTCAACGACGACGAGGCCCCTGACCTGCTCCAGTGGGCCGTCGAGAACGACTACGAGCTGCGCTTCATCGAGCAGATGCCGCTGGACGCGCAGCACGGCTGGCAGCGCAGCGACATGGTGACCGCCGAGGAGATCCTGGAGAGCCTCAGGACCCGCTTCACGCTCACCCCCGAGCCCAACGGGGCCCGCGGCTCCGCCCCCGCCGAACGCTGGCTGGTGGACGGCGGCCCGGCCCGGGTCGGCGTCATCGCCTCCGTGACCCGCCCCTTCTGCCGCGCCTGCGACCGTACCCGGCTCACCGCCGACGGCCAGGTCCGCGACTGCCTCTTCGCCCGCACCGAGTCCGACCTGCGCGCCCCGCTGCGCTCCGGTGCCGGCGACGCGGAGATCGCCGCGCTGTGGAAGACCGCGATGTGGGGCAAGAAGGCCGGCTCCGGGCTCGACGACCCGTCGTTCCTGCAGCCCGACCGCCCGATGTCGGCGATCGGCGGCTAG
- a CDS encoding DUF485 domain-containing protein codes for MRSPIIDVTQITHGGTVDPAPPSATPGPPTPASYSEVEASPEFGELRHSYRVFAFPVTVAFLTWYLLYVLLSSYAGGFMAAKVVGNINVAFVFGLAQFLTTFLIAWIYARYANARLDPGAEALKARLENGTTSVGPDPAAEVPGARLENDATLEDRS; via the coding sequence ATGCGGTCTCCGATCATCGACGTGACGCAGATCACTCATGGAGGCACCGTGGACCCCGCACCACCGTCCGCCACCCCGGGCCCGCCGACCCCCGCCTCGTACTCCGAGGTCGAGGCGAGCCCGGAATTCGGCGAACTACGGCACTCCTACCGGGTGTTCGCGTTCCCGGTCACCGTCGCCTTCCTCACCTGGTACCTGCTGTACGTACTCCTGTCGAGTTACGCGGGCGGGTTCATGGCGGCCAAGGTCGTCGGGAACATCAACGTGGCCTTCGTCTTCGGCCTCGCGCAGTTCCTCACCACGTTCCTCATCGCGTGGATATACGCCAGGTACGCGAATGCCCGGCTCGACCCGGGGGCCGAGGCCCTCAAGGCGCGGCTGGAGAACGGCACCACGTCGGTCGGTCCCGACCCGGCGGCCGAGGTTCCCGGGGCGCGGCTGGAGAACGACGCTACGTTGGAGGACCGCTCATGA
- a CDS encoding LuxR family transcriptional regulator, giving the protein MATVGEQFGLRERDGQLAVAARLAERAEAGAGALLVVRGGSGSGRTALLDAAAELARRQGLDVRRTRGAEHDQDAGSVPAVVRRLLDGAPEATSIDDLSPGGIPLALAVDDIHLADPASRGWFGRLVPRLDRLPVLLILTERHQYDMTPAPRGIAWGLAPSLVHTVRLPPLSGPSVDAIARERLGGDPPPGLAAATAGNPLLLHALLQDLAELHPGGPPERTPSSVAELHPGAYADAVAWLLAAAGPQTADAGCALALVQDEHDPLGLLAEWQRGERRRTGRKGFTVPGHVGAGPARGEPETADPARLAGWAAALRHHGFLAAGHGEAGGPARFAHPLLRDAVLHTLPRERRDAAHRTAARLLHERGDRAGAVAGHLLPVPPVGEAWAADVLLAAAQETRSEPEGVPRAVAHLRRALDEPLTTERRGSVLTELGCLEVRIDRAAGVRRLAEALRVQQDGHGRVRVASALGTALAAHGEVPAAIAVLRELADGFAGRPDLLSAVQAATALIASHDGESWRQMISELLRLRHLGDPDPMAEMMLTEYESAAGLLSAEQAWEQVRPLLTHGSVDPLLEPYVLGSVATVAQWADLLDEAERYAARIPLGEPVLHPGHECLVSVRAEAAVMRGDFARLVDDQDPAANVHVGAQTMIALTELDRLDEAAGLAAKLAGPGPDHSWQWCEFLYARGLLRAARGDDAGALEDLTDCGRRQVARGVVSPVVTAWRSAAADSLVRTGRAGEAVPLATEELRLARIWGTARTEGRALRALGSATGGRRGIELLEEAVTRLREEPAAEPELIAAQLGLGRSLTAAGRSGQARDVLREAAARAERLGAVRLARLARQALRDGGARPRRIPHTGTGALTGSERRIAELAAAGHGNGEIAELLHLARRTVETHLTSTYRKLGIRQRADLAAALAAAPGIPAGR; this is encoded by the coding sequence GTGGCCACGGTGGGGGAGCAGTTCGGGCTGCGCGAACGGGACGGCCAGCTGGCCGTCGCGGCACGCCTCGCGGAACGGGCCGAGGCGGGCGCGGGCGCCCTGCTGGTGGTGCGCGGCGGCTCCGGCAGCGGCCGGACCGCCCTCCTGGACGCCGCGGCCGAACTCGCCCGGCGGCAGGGCCTCGACGTCCGCCGTACCCGCGGCGCCGAGCACGACCAGGACGCCGGCAGCGTGCCGGCCGTCGTGCGGCGGCTGCTGGACGGCGCCCCCGAGGCCACGTCCATCGACGACCTGTCACCCGGCGGCATACCCCTGGCGCTGGCCGTCGACGACATCCACCTGGCGGATCCGGCCTCCCGCGGCTGGTTCGGCCGGCTGGTGCCCCGGCTCGACCGGCTGCCGGTCCTGCTGATCCTGACCGAGCGTCACCAGTACGACATGACGCCGGCCCCGCGCGGCATCGCCTGGGGCCTGGCCCCCTCCCTCGTCCACACCGTGCGGCTGCCGCCGCTGAGCGGGCCGTCCGTCGACGCGATCGCCCGCGAACGGCTCGGCGGCGACCCGCCGCCCGGCCTCGCCGCGGCGACCGCGGGCAACCCGCTGCTGCTGCACGCCCTGCTGCAGGACCTGGCCGAGCTGCACCCCGGCGGCCCGCCGGAGCGCACCCCGTCGAGCGTCGCCGAACTCCACCCCGGTGCCTACGCCGACGCCGTCGCCTGGCTGCTGGCCGCGGCGGGCCCGCAGACCGCCGACGCCGGCTGCGCGCTCGCCCTGGTGCAGGACGAGCACGACCCGCTCGGCCTGCTGGCCGAATGGCAGCGCGGCGAGCGCCGGCGCACCGGGCGGAAGGGCTTCACGGTGCCGGGTCACGTCGGCGCCGGGCCGGCGCGCGGCGAGCCGGAGACCGCCGATCCCGCGCGGCTGGCCGGCTGGGCCGCCGCACTGCGGCACCACGGCTTCCTGGCCGCAGGACACGGCGAGGCCGGCGGGCCGGCCCGGTTCGCCCACCCGCTGCTGCGCGACGCGGTGCTGCACACCCTGCCCCGCGAGCGCCGGGACGCGGCGCACCGCACCGCGGCCCGGCTGCTGCACGAGCGCGGCGACCGGGCCGGCGCCGTCGCCGGGCATCTGCTGCCGGTCCCGCCGGTCGGCGAGGCGTGGGCGGCCGATGTGCTGCTCGCCGCCGCGCAGGAGACCCGCTCGGAACCCGAGGGCGTGCCGCGGGCCGTCGCCCATCTGCGCCGGGCGCTGGACGAGCCCCTCACCACCGAGCGGCGCGGCAGCGTGCTCACCGAACTGGGCTGTCTGGAGGTCCGGATCGACCGGGCGGCCGGAGTCCGGCGGCTCGCCGAGGCGCTGCGCGTGCAGCAGGACGGGCACGGCCGGGTGCGGGTGGCCAGCGCGCTGGGCACGGCGCTCGCCGCGCACGGCGAGGTGCCGGCCGCCATCGCCGTGCTGCGCGAACTCGCCGACGGCTTCGCCGGCCGCCCTGACCTGCTGAGCGCGGTGCAGGCGGCGACCGCGCTCATCGCCTCGCACGACGGGGAGAGCTGGCGGCAGATGATCTCCGAACTGCTGCGGCTGCGACACCTCGGCGACCCGGACCCGATGGCCGAGATGATGCTCACCGAGTACGAGTCGGCCGCCGGGCTGCTCTCGGCGGAACAGGCCTGGGAGCAGGTGCGTCCACTGCTCACGCACGGCTCGGTGGACCCGCTGCTGGAGCCGTACGTCCTGGGGTCGGTCGCCACCGTCGCGCAGTGGGCCGACCTGCTGGACGAGGCGGAACGGTACGCCGCCCGGATCCCGCTCGGCGAGCCGGTGCTGCATCCCGGCCACGAGTGCCTGGTGAGCGTGCGGGCCGAGGCCGCCGTCATGCGGGGGGACTTCGCCCGGCTCGTCGACGACCAGGACCCCGCCGCCAACGTCCACGTCGGCGCCCAGACCATGATCGCGCTCACCGAACTCGACCGGCTGGACGAGGCGGCCGGGCTCGCCGCGAAGCTCGCCGGCCCCGGCCCCGACCACTCCTGGCAGTGGTGCGAGTTCCTGTACGCGCGCGGGCTGCTGCGGGCGGCGCGGGGCGACGACGCGGGCGCGCTGGAGGACCTCACCGACTGCGGCCGGCGGCAGGTCGCCCGCGGTGTGGTGAGCCCGGTCGTCACCGCCTGGCGCTCGGCGGCCGCCGACAGCCTGGTGCGGACCGGCCGGGCCGGCGAGGCGGTGCCGCTCGCCACCGAGGAGCTGCGGCTGGCCAGGATCTGGGGCACGGCCCGCACCGAGGGGCGCGCCCTGCGCGCGCTCGGCTCGGCCACCGGCGGCCGGCGCGGCATCGAACTGCTCGAGGAGGCCGTCACCCGGCTGCGCGAGGAGCCGGCCGCCGAGCCGGAACTGATCGCCGCGCAGCTCGGCCTGGGCCGCTCCCTGACCGCCGCCGGGCGCTCAGGGCAGGCCCGCGACGTGCTGCGGGAGGCCGCCGCGCGCGCCGAGCGGCTCGGCGCCGTACGACTGGCCCGGCTCGCGCGGCAGGCGCTGCGGGACGGCGGCGCCCGCCCGCGCCGGATCCCGCACACCGGAACGGGCGCCCTGACGGGCAGCGAGCGGCGGATAGCGGAACTGGCCGCCGCGGGCCACGGCAACGGGGAGATAGCGGAGCTGCTGCATCTGGCCCGCCGGACCGTCGAGACCCATCTGACCAGCACCTATCGCAAGCTCGGCATCCGGCAGCGGGCCGATCTGGCGGCGGCGCTGGCGGCGGCTCCCGGGATCCCGGCCGGCCGGTGA
- a CDS encoding amidohydrolase family protein has protein sequence MTAPTGPGPGPDDRYTVISADCHAGADLLDYRPYLAARHHEEFDAWAATYVNPYEDLIAPEAPRNWDSGRRLAELEADGIVAEVVFPNTVPPFFPSGSLLAPAPSKEEFELRWAGLRAHNRWLADFCAQAPGRRAGVAQILLNDVDAAVREVRWAKEHGLTGGILLPGAPPGSGVPELYSAVYDPLWAVCDELDVPVNHHGGSASPPLGDEPAARAVFMVETTWFSHRALWHLIFGGAFQRHPGLRLVLTEQGSGWIPAVLDMLEYYHGRLVSAATRAATAEAKFGTGLAAAMGKGPQAVWRDNCFVGASFMRPHEVPLRDRIGLEKIMWGSDYPHDEGTYPYTREGLRIAFAGLPAEEVAAMVGGNAARVYGFDLGLLDAVAAKSGPTVAEIAEPLKEPPADATSPAFAPGGSVRVW, from the coding sequence ATGACGGCACCCACCGGACCCGGACCCGGGCCCGACGACCGCTACACGGTGATCTCGGCGGACTGCCACGCCGGCGCCGACCTGCTCGACTACCGGCCGTACCTGGCGGCCCGGCACCACGAGGAGTTCGACGCGTGGGCGGCCACGTACGTCAATCCGTACGAGGACCTGATCGCCCCCGAGGCGCCGCGCAACTGGGACTCCGGCCGCCGGCTCGCGGAGCTGGAGGCGGACGGCATCGTCGCCGAGGTCGTCTTCCCCAACACCGTGCCGCCGTTCTTCCCCAGCGGTTCGCTGCTGGCCCCCGCGCCCTCGAAGGAGGAGTTCGAGCTGCGCTGGGCCGGGCTGCGGGCCCACAACCGGTGGCTCGCCGACTTCTGCGCGCAGGCCCCCGGCCGGCGCGCGGGCGTCGCCCAGATCCTCCTCAACGATGTGGACGCGGCGGTCCGCGAGGTGCGGTGGGCCAAGGAGCACGGGCTGACCGGCGGCATCCTGCTGCCGGGCGCACCGCCTGGCTCCGGCGTCCCCGAGCTGTACTCGGCGGTGTACGACCCGCTCTGGGCGGTCTGCGACGAGCTGGACGTACCGGTGAACCACCACGGCGGCTCGGCCTCCCCGCCGCTCGGCGACGAACCGGCGGCCCGCGCGGTGTTCATGGTCGAGACGACGTGGTTCTCGCACCGGGCGCTGTGGCACCTGATCTTCGGCGGGGCGTTCCAGCGGCACCCCGGGCTGCGGCTGGTGCTCACCGAGCAGGGTTCGGGGTGGATCCCCGCCGTGCTCGACATGCTGGAGTACTACCACGGGCGGCTGGTCAGCGCCGCGACCCGGGCGGCCACCGCCGAGGCCAAGTTCGGCACCGGGCTGGCGGCCGCCATGGGCAAGGGCCCGCAGGCCGTCTGGCGGGACAACTGCTTCGTCGGCGCGAGCTTCATGCGCCCCCACGAGGTGCCGCTGCGCGACCGGATCGGCCTGGAGAAGATCATGTGGGGCAGCGACTACCCCCATGACGAGGGCACGTATCCCTACACCAGGGAGGGGCTGCGGATCGCGTTCGCCGGGCTCCCGGCCGAGGAGGTCGCCGCGATGGTGGGCGGCAACGCGGCCCGCGTCTACGGCTTCGACCTCGGGCTGCTGGACGCGGTCGCCGCGAAGTCCGGCCCCACGGTGGCGGAGATCGCCGAGCCCCTGAAGGAGCCGCCCGCCGACGCGACCAGCCCGGCGTTCGCACCGGGAGGTTCGGTCCGCGTCTGGTGA
- a CDS encoding S8 family serine peptidase, translating to MVPLHRRSGRRRVLAATVGMALAAAVAVLPGAASASAADSTVAADGPLLSYVVNTRVDHGTVKSVERAISRAGGQVVISYEKIGVIVVHSANPGFAAAIRKAHGVQTAGATRTAAIAPASTTELGAPERLTAAQVAAATAANAKAGTAQEPLEANQWDLVAIKADKAAKINPGSRKVTVGVIDTGIDDTHPDLAANFSASQSANCVGGVADTTPGAWRPYDPASDYHGTHVAGEIAAARNGIGVAGVAPNVKVAAIKVSDPVTSLFYPESVVCAFVFAADHGISVTNNSYYIDPWLYNCLADPDQQAIVDAVNRASKYSERKGVLNVASAGNSNDDLDSHALSDASSPDDGTPVVRTVDPHQCFDIPTQLPGVVTVSATGVQNLKSYYSSYGRGVIDVAAPGGDKYQIPGSPDKNGRILSTLPGNTYGYLQGTSMASPHVAAVAALIKSRHPHATPEQIQWLLKAEADNPGCPAGLYDPDGNGVQDATCTGPKRLNSFYGYGIVDALDAVTK from the coding sequence ATGGTTCCTCTTCACAGACGGTCCGGACGGCGCCGCGTGCTCGCGGCGACCGTCGGGATGGCGCTGGCGGCAGCCGTCGCCGTACTGCCGGGCGCCGCTTCGGCGTCGGCGGCGGACAGTACCGTGGCGGCCGACGGCCCGCTGCTGTCCTACGTGGTCAACACCAGGGTGGACCACGGCACCGTCAAGAGCGTCGAACGCGCGATATCCCGGGCCGGCGGCCAGGTGGTCATCTCGTACGAGAAGATCGGCGTCATCGTCGTCCACTCGGCGAACCCGGGCTTCGCCGCCGCGATACGCAAGGCCCATGGAGTGCAGACCGCGGGCGCCACCCGCACCGCCGCCATCGCCCCCGCCTCGACCACCGAACTGGGCGCGCCGGAGCGGCTCACGGCCGCGCAGGTCGCCGCGGCCACCGCGGCCAACGCGAAGGCCGGCACCGCGCAGGAGCCGCTGGAGGCGAACCAGTGGGATCTCGTGGCCATCAAGGCCGACAAGGCCGCGAAGATCAACCCGGGCAGCCGGAAGGTCACGGTGGGTGTCATCGACACCGGCATCGATGACACCCACCCGGATCTCGCCGCGAACTTCTCCGCCTCGCAGTCCGCGAACTGCGTGGGCGGAGTGGCCGACACCACCCCGGGCGCCTGGCGCCCGTACGACCCGGCCAGTGATTACCACGGCACGCATGTGGCGGGCGAGATCGCCGCGGCGCGCAACGGCATCGGCGTGGCCGGTGTCGCGCCCAACGTCAAGGTCGCGGCCATCAAGGTCAGCGACCCCGTCACCAGCCTGTTCTACCCGGAGAGCGTGGTCTGCGCGTTCGTCTTCGCCGCCGACCACGGCATCTCCGTGACGAACAACAGCTATTACATCGACCCGTGGCTCTACAACTGCCTCGCCGACCCCGACCAGCAGGCGATCGTCGACGCCGTCAACCGTGCGTCGAAGTACTCCGAGCGCAAGGGCGTACTGAACGTCGCCTCCGCCGGCAACTCCAACGACGACCTGGACTCGCACGCGCTCTCCGACGCGTCCAGCCCGGACGACGGCACCCCGGTCGTCCGCACCGTCGACCCGCACCAGTGCTTCGACATCCCGACCCAGCTGCCCGGCGTCGTCACGGTCTCCGCGACCGGCGTGCAGAACCTCAAGTCGTACTACTCCAGCTACGGCCGGGGCGTCATCGACGTCGCCGCCCCCGGCGGGGACAAGTACCAGATCCCCGGCAGCCCGGACAAGAACGGCCGGATCCTGTCCACGCTGCCCGGCAACACCTACGGATACCTGCAGGGCACCTCGATGGCCAGCCCGCACGTGGCGGCCGTCGCGGCGCTCATCAAGAGCAGGCACCCGCACGCCACGCCCGAGCAGATCCAGTGGCTCCTCAAGGCCGAGGCCGACAACCCCGGCTGCCCGGCGGGCCTGTACGACCCGGACGGCAACGGGGTGCAGGACGCGACCTGCACCGGCCCGAAGCGGCTGAACAGCTTCTACGGGTACGGCATCGTCGACGCCCTGGACGCCGTCACCAAGTAG
- a CDS encoding cation acetate symporter: MTTGTINLAAEAAASEHRTLIITLFSVFVVITLGITVWAGRQTKDATDFYAGGRGFTGFQNGLAISGDYMSAASFLGIAGAIALVGYDGFLYSIGFLVAWLVALLLVAEPLRNAGRFTMADVLAYRLRQRPVRTAAGTSTIVVSIFYLLAQMVGAGALVSLLLGVTGEGPKRLIVALVGIVMVLYVTIGGMKGTTWVQIIKAVMLILGTLLITILVLNKFHWNPSTLLGAAAEKSGHGHKFLEPGLKYGVDSTSKINFISLGLALVLGTAGLPHILVRFYTVPSAKVARKSVNWAIGIIGGFYLMTIALGFGAAALVGAAKIKASDKSGNTAAPLLAEYVGGGPGTTGGAILLAVISAVAFATILAVVAGLTLASSASFAHDLWANVIRKGKVSEKNEVITAKIAAVAIGAVSIGLGMYATKLNAAALVALAFAVAASANLPTILYSLYWKRFTTSGATWSIYGGLVSSVVLVIFSPVVSGAADSLFTGMDFHWFPLGNPGIVSIPLGFLLGWLGTVLSKEEPDLEKYKELEVRSMTGAGAH, translated from the coding sequence ATGACCACCGGCACGATCAACCTGGCGGCCGAGGCGGCGGCGTCCGAGCACCGCACCCTGATCATCACGCTCTTCTCCGTGTTCGTCGTCATCACCCTCGGCATCACCGTCTGGGCCGGCCGCCAGACGAAGGACGCCACCGACTTCTACGCGGGCGGCCGCGGCTTCACCGGGTTCCAGAACGGTCTGGCGATCTCCGGCGACTACATGTCCGCCGCGTCGTTCCTCGGTATCGCCGGCGCCATCGCCCTCGTCGGCTACGACGGCTTCCTCTACTCGATCGGCTTCCTGGTCGCCTGGCTGGTCGCCCTGCTGCTGGTCGCGGAACCGCTGCGCAACGCCGGCCGCTTCACCATGGCCGACGTGCTCGCCTACCGGCTGCGCCAGCGCCCGGTGCGCACCGCCGCCGGCACCTCGACCATCGTCGTGTCGATCTTCTATCTGCTGGCCCAGATGGTCGGCGCGGGCGCCCTGGTCTCGCTGCTGCTCGGTGTCACCGGCGAGGGCCCGAAGCGGCTGATCGTGGCGCTGGTCGGCATCGTCATGGTGCTGTACGTGACGATCGGCGGCATGAAGGGCACGACCTGGGTGCAGATCATCAAGGCCGTGATGCTGATCCTCGGCACCCTGCTGATCACGATCCTGGTGCTCAACAAGTTCCACTGGAACCCGTCCACGCTGCTGGGCGCCGCGGCCGAGAAGAGCGGTCACGGGCACAAGTTCCTGGAGCCGGGCCTCAAGTACGGCGTCGACAGCACCAGCAAGATCAACTTCATCTCGCTGGGCCTGGCCCTCGTCCTGGGCACCGCCGGACTGCCGCACATCCTGGTGCGCTTCTACACCGTGCCGTCCGCGAAGGTCGCCCGTAAGTCCGTGAACTGGGCGATCGGCATCATCGGCGGGTTCTATCTGATGACCATCGCGCTCGGGTTCGGCGCGGCGGCGCTGGTCGGCGCCGCCAAGATCAAGGCGAGCGACAAGTCCGGCAACACCGCGGCGCCGCTGCTCGCCGAGTACGTCGGCGGCGGCCCCGGCACCACCGGCGGCGCGATCCTGCTCGCGGTGATCTCCGCGGTGGCCTTCGCCACCATCCTCGCCGTCGTCGCCGGCCTCACCCTCGCCTCGTCGGCCTCGTTCGCGCACGACCTGTGGGCCAACGTGATCCGCAAGGGCAAGGTGAGCGAGAAGAACGAGGTGATCACCGCCAAGATCGCCGCGGTCGCGATCGGCGCCGTCTCCATCGGGCTCGGCATGTACGCCACCAAACTCAACGCGGCGGCCCTGGTGGCGCTCGCCTTCGCGGTGGCCGCCTCCGCCAACCTCCCGACCATCCTCTACAGCCTGTACTGGAAGCGGTTCACCACCTCGGGAGCGACCTGGTCGATCTACGGAGGCCTGGTCTCCTCGGTCGTCCTGGTGATCTTCTCGCCGGTCGTCTCCGGCGCCGCCGACTCCCTCTTCACCGGCATGGACTTCCACTGGTTCCCGCTGGGCAACCCGGGCATCGTCTCCATCCCGCTGGGCTTCCTGCTCGGCTGGCTGGGCACGGTCCTGTCCAAGGAGGAGCCGGACCTCGAGAAGTACAAGGAGCTGGAGGTCCGCTCCATGACCGGCGCCGGAGCCCACTGA
- a CDS encoding zinc-dependent alcohol dehydrogenase family protein, producing MRATAIHAPFDIRVEDVPDAAIRQPGDAVVRVVRACICGSDLWAYRGEAAREPGQRIGHEFLGVVEETGSEVSGLTAGDLVVAPFMWSDGVCEYCADGLTTSCVHGGFWGSVGSDGGQGEAVRVPFADATLVKLPAEALSDDRLLSALLALSDVMGTGHHAAIGAGVGPGTTVAVVGDGAVGLCGVLAAKRLGAERIIALGRHTARTDIARTFGATDVVAERGEAAVAAVRELTRGQGAHAVIEAVGTEQSMRTAVGITRDGGAIGYVGVPHGSGTGLDLGEMFNRNIALRGGVAPVRSYIPELLPDILSGAIDPSPVFDHAVGLEGVPGGYKAMDERTALKVIVKL from the coding sequence ATGCGCGCCACCGCCATCCACGCCCCGTTCGACATCAGGGTGGAGGACGTGCCCGACGCCGCGATCCGGCAGCCCGGCGACGCCGTCGTCCGGGTGGTCCGCGCCTGCATCTGCGGCAGCGACCTCTGGGCGTACCGCGGCGAGGCGGCCCGGGAGCCCGGGCAGCGCATCGGCCACGAATTCCTCGGCGTCGTCGAGGAGACCGGCTCCGAGGTGTCGGGACTGACAGCGGGCGACCTGGTCGTCGCCCCCTTCATGTGGTCCGACGGCGTGTGCGAGTACTGCGCCGACGGCCTGACGACCTCCTGTGTGCATGGTGGCTTCTGGGGCTCGGTCGGCTCCGACGGCGGCCAGGGCGAGGCCGTCCGGGTGCCGTTCGCCGACGCCACCCTGGTCAAGCTGCCCGCCGAGGCGCTCTCCGACGACCGTCTGCTGTCCGCGCTGCTCGCGCTGTCCGACGTCATGGGCACCGGCCACCACGCCGCCATCGGCGCCGGTGTCGGCCCCGGCACGACGGTGGCCGTCGTCGGTGACGGTGCGGTCGGCCTGTGCGGTGTGCTCGCCGCCAAGCGGCTGGGCGCCGAGCGGATCATCGCGCTCGGCCGGCACACGGCGCGCACCGACATCGCCCGCACCTTCGGTGCCACCGACGTCGTCGCCGAGCGCGGCGAGGCCGCCGTCGCGGCGGTCCGCGAGCTGACCCGCGGCCAGGGCGCGCACGCCGTCATCGAGGCGGTCGGCACCGAGCAGTCCATGCGGACGGCCGTGGGCATCACCCGCGACGGCGGCGCCATCGGTTACGTCGGCGTCCCGCACGGCAGCGGCACCGGTCTGGACCTCGGCGAGATGTTCAACCGCAACATCGCCCTGCGCGGCGGTGTCGCCCCGGTCCGCAGCTACATTCCGGAGCTGCTCCCCGACATCCTGTCCGGCGCCATCGACCCGTCCCCGGTCTTCGACCACGCGGTCGGCCTGGAGGGCGTCCCCGGCGGCTACAAGGCGATGGACGAGCGCACCGCCCTGAAGGTCATCGTCAAGCTCTGA